One Dethiosulfovibrio russensis DNA segment encodes these proteins:
- the ftcD gene encoding glutamate formimidoyltransferase codes for MDQKKKYIHAVPNFSEGRRTEVIEAIVGEIKNVKGVKLIDFFPDADFNRTVIECIGEPEPLMEALLNMAGKAYELIDMEKQQGAHPRIGAQDTIPVFPLMNVTLEECAEFAEKVGTALFERFQVPVYFSGENARTPERSELGYIRKGQYEGLKEVVHLPERAPDLGPAKLHPSAGATIVSAATSNLVAINVLLSTTDIEVGKRIAKMMRGPSGGFSTIRSVAFKPDGYDNVAVSMNMFDIDQTPIYRAFQVIENEAKRYGLSIIGTQVCGTLRQKALINCAEYFLRLVDFDYNQIVENNILALVGEE; via the coding sequence ATGGATCAGAAAAAGAAATACATCCACGCAGTTCCCAACTTCAGCGAAGGACGTCGTACCGAGGTGATCGAAGCCATAGTGGGCGAAATCAAGAACGTAAAAGGGGTTAAACTAATCGACTTCTTTCCCGACGCCGACTTCAACCGTACCGTCATCGAGTGTATAGGCGAGCCGGAGCCTCTCATGGAAGCTCTCTTGAACATGGCGGGGAAGGCTTACGAGCTCATAGACATGGAAAAACAGCAAGGAGCTCATCCTAGAATCGGAGCGCAGGACACCATACCGGTATTCCCTCTCATGAACGTAACTCTAGAAGAATGCGCCGAGTTCGCGGAAAAGGTAGGGACCGCCCTTTTCGAGAGATTCCAGGTACCCGTGTATTTCAGCGGCGAAAACGCCAGAACTCCAGAACGCAGTGAGTTGGGATACATAAGGAAAGGACAGTATGAAGGATTGAAAGAGGTCGTCCATCTACCCGAACGGGCTCCAGATCTAGGACCTGCCAAGCTACATCCCTCAGCGGGGGCGACCATCGTCAGTGCCGCCACTAGCAATCTGGTGGCGATAAACGTCCTTTTGAGCACCACCGATATAGAGGTAGGCAAGAGAATAGCCAAGATGATGAGAGGCCCTAGCGGAGGCTTCAGCACCATCCGATCCGTCGCCTTCAAGCCGGACGGATACGATAACGTGGCGGTATCCATGAATATGTTCGATATCGATCAGACCCCCATCTACAGGGCTTTCCAGGTAATAGAGAACGAGGCTAAGAGATACGGACTGAGCATCATAGGCACCCAGGTCTGTGGCACGCTGAGACAGAAGGCTCTCATCAACTGTGCCGAGTACTTCCTCCGCTTG